The Magnolia sinica isolate HGM2019 chromosome 9, MsV1, whole genome shotgun sequence genome contains a region encoding:
- the LOC131254849 gene encoding pyrophosphate-energized vacuolar membrane proton pump, translating to MGAAILSDLLTEILIPAAAVIGIAFSLIQWVIVSRVKVTPERQSPPSNNNNSSNKNGGYTDYLIEEEEGLNDHNVVVKCAEIQNAISEGATSFLFTEYQYVGIFMIAFAILIFLFLGSVEGFSTKSQPCTYSKDKMCKSALANAIFSTISFLLGAITSVVSGFLGMKIATYANARTTLEARKGVGKAFITAFRSGAVMGFLLAANGLLVLYIAINLFKLYYGDDWEGLFEAITGYGLGGSSMALFGRVGGGIYTKAADVGADLVGKVERNIPEDDPRNPAVIADNVGDNVGDIAGMGSDLFGSYAESSCAALVVASISSFGINHDFTAMCYPLLISSMGIIVCLITTLFATDFFEIKAVKEIEPALKKQLIISTALMTAGIAIVSWISLPSSFTIFNFGVQKSVKNWELFFCVAIGLWAGLVIGFVTEYYTSNAYSPVQDVADSCRTGAATNVIFGLALGYKSVIIPIFAIAVSIFVSFSLAAMYGIAVAALGMLSTIATGLAIDAYGPISDNAGGIAEMAGMSHRIRERTDALDAAGNTTAAIGKGFAIGSAALVSLALFGAFVSRAAISTVDVLTPKVFIGLIVGAMLPYWFSAMTMKSVGSAALKMVEEVRRQFNTIPGLMEGLAKPDYATCVKISTDASIKEMIPPGALVMLTPLIVGTFFGVETLSGVLAGSLVSGVQIAISASNTGGAWDNAKKYIEAGASEHARTLGPKGSDPHKAAVIGDTIGDPLKDTSGPSLNILIKLMAVESLVFAPFFARHGGLLFKIF from the exons ATGGGAGCGGCCATCCTCTCCGATCTCCTGACGGAGATTCTGATTCCGGCAGCGGCCGTTATCGGCATCGCCTTCTCCCTCATCCAATGGGTCATCGTCTCCCGCGTTAAGGTCACTCCCGAGCGCCAATCTCCACCGTCCAAtaacaacaacagcagcaacaaGAACGGTGGATACACTGACTACCTCATCGAGGAGGAGGAAGGCCTCAACGACCACAACGTCGTCGTGAAATGTGCTGAAATACAGAACGCCATCTCAGAAG GGGCAACTTCTTTCCTTTTCACCGAGTATCAATATGTTGGGATCTTCATGATTGCATTTgcaatcctcatcttcctcttccttgGCTCTGTAGAAGGCTTCAGTACGAAGAGTCAGCCCTGCACCTATAGCAAGGACAAGATGTGCAAGTCTGCACTTGCAAATGCCATCTTCAGCACTATATCCTTCTTGCTCGGTGCAATCACCTCAGTTGTTTCTGGCTTCCTTGGGATGAAGATTGCTACTTATGCGAATGCCAGAACAACTCTAGAGGCGAGGAAGGGTGTTGGAAAGGCTTTTATCACCGCATTCAGATCTGGTGCTGTCATGGGTTTTCTGCTTGCAGCAAATGGCCTGTTGGTTCTTTACATAGCTATCAATCTTTTCAAGTTGTACTATGGTGATGATTGGGAAGGCCTTTTTGAAGCCATTACTGGTTATGGCCTTGGCGGGTCTTCCATGGCTCTATTTGGGAGAGTTGGTGGAGGCATATACACAAAAGCTGCGGATGTTGGTGCAGATCTTGTGGGTAAAGTTGAGAGGAACATTCCCGAGGATGACCCAAGAAACCCAGCC GTGATTGCTGACAATGTTGGTGACAATGTCGGGGATATTGCTGGGATGGGATCTGATCTTTTCGGCTCATATGCGGAGTCTTCTTGTGCCGCCCTTGTTGTTGCCTCTATCTCATCTTTTGGAATCAACCATGATTTTACTGCAATGTGTTATCCCCTGCTCATTAGCTCCATGGGTATCATTGTTTGCTTGATCACTACTCTTTTTGCAACCGATTTCTTTGAAATCAAGGCAGTGAAGGAGATTGAGCCAGCATTGAAGAAGCAGCTCATCATCTCCACTGCTCTGATGACTGCTGGGATCGCGATTGTTAGTTGGATCAGCCTCCCATCAtccttcacaatcttcaattTTGGTGTCCAGAAGTCTGTGAAGAACTG GGAGCTGTTCTTCTGTGTCGCCATTGGTTTATGGGCCGGGCTGGTTATTGGGTTTGTAACTGAATATTACACGAGCAATGCATACAG CCCCGTGCAAGATGTTGCCGATTCTTGCAGGACTGGAGCTGCCACTAATGTTATCTTTGGGCTTGCTCTGGGATACAAATCTGTCATTATTCCCATTTTTGCTATTGCAGTCAGCATTTTTGTCAGTTTTAGCCTTGCTGCCATGTATGGCATTGCAGTTGCTGCCCTTGGAATGCTGAGCACTATTGCCACTGGTTTGGCCATTGATGCATATGGCCCCATCAGTGACAATGCTGGAGGCATTGCAGAGATGGCGGGCATGAGCCACAGGATCCGTGAGAGAACTGATGCCCTTGATGCTGCAGGAAACACTACTGCTGCAATTGGAAAG GGATTTGCCATTGGATCCGCAGCCCTGGTGTCTCTGGCACTTTTTGGCGCCTTTGTGAGTCGTGCGgcgatttcaacagtggatgttctGACCCCAAAGGTCTTCATTGGGTTGATTGTTGGTGCGATGCTCCCATATTGGTTTTCGGCCATGACAATGAAGAGTGTGGGTAGTGCTGCCCTTAAAATGGTAGAGGAGGTGCGCAGGCAGTTCAACACCATACCAGGTCTCATGGAGGGTCTTGCCAAACCTGACTATGCAACCTGTGTCAAGATCTCCACAGATGCGTCGATCAAGGAAATGATCCCACCAGGTGCACTGGTTATGCTCACACCTCTCATTGTTGGGACCTTCTTTGGTGTGGAAACTCTTTCAGGTGTCCTAGCAGGTTCCCTTGTTTCTGGAGTACAG ATTGCAATCTCCGCATCCAACACCGGCGGGGCATGGGATAATGCCAAGAAGTACATTGAG GCCGGTGCTTCGGAGCATGCAAGGACGCTCGGCCCCAAGGGATCAGACCCGCACAAGGCTGCTGTGATTGGTGACACCATTGGGGACCCACTTAAGGACACGTCAGGGCCATCACTCAACATTCTCATAAAGCTCATGGCTGTGGAGTCGCTGGTGTTTGCTCCTTTCTTTGCCAGGCATGGAGGGCTGCTCTTCAAGATATTCTAG